One Sulfitobacter sp. M39 genomic window, GCAGCTGTTCGCCGAACTTATAGGTCAGCTCGCGCGCTTTCTGACGGACCTTGGGCGGGAAGGCGGTCGACAGGATTTCATTGCCACACCAGCCCCCGCGATAGGGCGTCAAATCCTTGAAACCGACCAGTTCCGTCATCAAGGGGCCAACGATCGTGCCTTCTTTGGTGGCACATGCCTCGATCGCGGAACCGCGGCAGTCGATCCGCTTCATTATCTTGATCTCGCCCTCGCCAACGATCTCGGATTCATGACGGCGGAAGTCTGCTTCGGACTTGATAAAGAACGTCGTGTGGCCACTGTCACCAAAGGCGGATTGCAGCACCAGATCGTGACCAATCCCGGCCTTCTCGCAGGTCTTTTTGAGGTCTTCGTAATCTTTGACCTCGGCCAGCACGTTCGGCACCGACGGCACACCGGCCTTGTTGCCGATCCGCACGGTTTCGATCTTGTTGTCCATCTTTTGGCGCAGCTTGGCCTTGGGAAACCAGACATCCGCCCCCAGTTCTTTCGACAGACGTTCGGTTTCCTCGTCGAACATCAGGAACACGAACTTGGGCTTGCCACCGCGCCGCTTGACGAAGTCGATCACCTCTTTGTGCTGCAACAGATAGTTGTTGATGTCTTCGATGCTCTGGAATTCAGCGTGGGGCTGTTCCGAGGGGCAGAACACGTTGGGGTGCTTGCCGCCGTAGCAGTCGATGTAACAGATATATTTAAAGTTTTTCACCCATTCATCGAGACCAAGAAGGTTAAAGTTCGTGGCCGAGATAAAGTAAACAGGGTCTTCGTTACGGTGAAAGAACCGACGAATTTCCGAGATATTCTTGAGAACAGTCGTTGCCATGATATTTGGTCCTTTGCTTAATCTTAGTCAGGTGAAGACGACAGGTTTTTCTTGCGCACCCGTTTCAGCGCCGCATCCGTAAAGACGCGCAGCCCCAGATCGGGGCGGTAACCGTGAATTTCGCTGACGTCCAAATTCCGCATGAACGACAGGATTTCCTGGCTTACCACCTGTCCGGGGACGAGGATGGGAAAGCCGGGGGGATAGGGGATGATAAAGCTGGCGGACACGACCGTCTGGTTGGCGTCCATCGCCTCTTTCAGCGTACCGTTCAGCTCTAGGTAATCGGTGTTCTTCTCGTCATAGGCGAGGAAGAACGCCGTGCGGATATCCCCTTCGGAGGTGACGTCGTCGTTGCGGAAGGCCTCGTGAAAGCGGCTGAAGTCCGGCAGCGGCGGGTAGTTCTCCATCAGGTTGGCAACGCGGTTGTCGAAAGACCGACGCTCCATCTTGCTGGCGTCATCCAGACGATCATCCAGCGATTTCGCGATCTCGACCAGCACCTCGATCAGATAGGCGACGCTGGACCGCGTGGTGCCTATATTGGTCATGAACAAGACCGTGTTGCGCGAGGTCTTGTTGATCTGGATACCGTATTTATCCATCAGGATATCGGTCTTGAACGTGTCACCGTCCCAGCCCGTCCCACCGACCAGCAGCGTCACACGGCTGGCATCAAGGACGAACTGGTCTTTCTCCCAGCAGTCCCACATATCGGTCCAGCCCTGTTCCTGATGGTAATAGCTGGTCACCCCGCTTTCGCGGTATTCCTCGGGGATCATGTCGCCCGCTGTCAGCACCTTAAAGTATTTGCTTAGTAGCGGGTGGTCGGCAATCGCACGACGCATGGACAAAGCGGCCTCGATCTGGCGCTGCACGAATTCGAAGCCTTCAAGTTCTACCTGACGCCGGCCCACATCAAGCGAGGCGATGATCTGGTAGTTCGGCGAGGTCGAGGTATGGGTCATATAGGCTTCGTGGAAGCTTTGTTCGACCTCGCCCTTAAAGTCCTGATCATTCACGTGAATCATCGACCCCTGCCGGAGCGAGGTCAGCGTTTTATGGGTTGATTGCGTGGTATAGACCCGCACCCGCGAATCCGGCGCAGGGATCAACCGCGTGTTCAGCAGCGTCTCGTCGTCGGCATCCTTTAGTTCAGCCTGCTGCTTTTCATAGGCGATGCGGTGGTCGTCCGACTTGAACCGCGCGCGCAGCGTATTGGCCGCGTTCATACCTGTACGCTGGCGGTAGGTGGGGTTGAAACGGGCAAAGGCGAACCACGCCTCGTCCCACAGGAAGATGAGGTCAGGCTTGATCGCCAGACATTCCTCCATCACCCGTTCGACGTTATAGACCAGCCCGTCAAAGGTGCAGTTGGTCAGCAGCAACATGCGCACCTGATCCAGCTTGCCCGCAGCCTTGAGCGCCAGAAGCTGATGCTTGATCTCGCGCAGGGGCACGGCACCGTACATCGAATATTCATTCAGCGGATAGCTATCAAGATAGCACACTTGCGCCCCCGCCAGCACCATCCCGTAGTGGTGGGATTTGTGGCAATCGCGGTCGACCAGCACGATGTCCCCGGGGCGCACCAGAGCCTGCACCACGATCTTGTTGCAGGTCGAAGTGCCATTGGTGGCAAAGAAGGTTTGCTTGGACCCGAAGGCGCGGCTGGCGAGCTCTTGCGCCTCTTTGATCGGCCCGTGCGGTTCGAGCAAGCTGTCCAACCCGCCCGAGGTGGCAGAGGTTTCGGCCAAAAAGATGTTCGGCCCGTAGAACGCGCCCATATCCTGAATCCAATGCGACCGCGTGATCGACTTGCCGCGGCTGATCGGCATCGCGTGAAAGACACCCGTGGGCTGTTTGGAATATTCGACAAGCGCGGTGAAGAACGGCGATTTGTTCCGCGCCTGCACCCCGCGCAGAATGTTCAGGTGCAGCTCCATAAAGTCTTCTTGGTTATAAAAGACCCGACGGCAGATCCCCAGATCCAGACCCGCGATATCCTCGACCGACCGTTCGGTCACCAGATAGGCGTCGAGCTCGGGGCGAACCTTGGCGATCATGCGGCAAAGCTCGGGGCCGTAGTTCTCGGGTTGAAGTTTGTCGATCTCCTCCTGCCCGCCAGCGCGCGCGAGGTAGCGGACCAGTATCGTCTCGTCCATCTTGGACTTGAGCGTCAGGCCCGGGCGCACAACGATGGCTTGGATGTTGTGGTTGAACAGCACCGCGATCAGCGCGTCTTCGATGGATTTGACCACCACGGCTTCGTAGTGGAACGGGTCTTCGGGGCGGCGCATCCGGCTGACGTTGGATTTCAGCCAGCGCTCTTGCTGGTCGTTCACATCATCGACGATGAGCACCTCGAAATACGGTTTGGTCAGCGCCCGCGCTTCGGGGGAGAGCATCGCCTCGTCGTCATGTTCGTCGTGATCGATGCTGTCGCGTTCCAGTGGGATGGTGCGACGGCGATAGGCCCCTGTTGTCAGCGCCCGCGTGATGCGGTTCACCGCAAAGGCCATGTCGTCAAAGCTGTTGTTATTCAGCATCCGCTGCAGGTGTTCGAACGCTGCCATGCCCGGAAAGGCCCAATAGGGTTCGATCAGCGACAGGGAGTCAAACAGCGCTGCGCATTTGCTGCGCAGGGCTTCGATTTCCTTGGCTGTGGTGGCGCGGGTCAGGCCGCTCGCCGCTTCACGCAGCGCGCTCCATCGGTCGGACCTCAGCTGAATTGCCGACGAATAATCGTTCATAGAATGCATCAATCGTACTCCGCTTTGGGCGGTCGACTGCTGCATCCCGGTGTCCGGCACTTTTGAAAAGCGCCGGACCTGAACGCCGCAGCCTAGCCGCTAGATGTCGTCCCGTCGCCCGGCAGATCACTGGGCTTTACGGGTGGATTAGGTGTCGCCGCAGCAGGTGCCGCGGGTGTTTCGACAGGGGCCGTGATATTGGCAGTCCCCGCCGTTGGATTTGGCAGCGGCTCGGGGGCAAAGCCCGGCTGAACCGCAGGTGTCGTTGTTTCATGCCCTTTGAACACGGGCGCGTCCGGTACCCGCTGCGCGGGCACATCGACGTGCAGACCGGCGCGGGTGCCCTGGTGGGGCACCTCAAGCGGGCCAAGCGTGTTCAGATAGGCGTCCGTTCC contains:
- a CDS encoding biotin carboxylase; the protein is MATTVLKNISEIRRFFHRNEDPVYFISATNFNLLGLDEWVKNFKYICYIDCYGGKHPNVFCPSEQPHAEFQSIEDINNYLLQHKEVIDFVKRRGGKPKFVFLMFDEETERLSKELGADVWFPKAKLRQKMDNKIETVRIGNKAGVPSVPNVLAEVKDYEDLKKTCEKAGIGHDLVLQSAFGDSGHTTFFIKSEADFRRHESEIVGEGEIKIMKRIDCRGSAIEACATKEGTIVGPLMTELVGFKDLTPYRGGWCGNEILSTAFPPKVRQKARELTYKFGEQLRKEGYRGYFELDFLIDKKTGDIWLGELNPRITGASSMTNHAAFAHADAPLFLFHLLEFSKKKFNLDVEELNNRWADPEMIDGWSQMVIKHTEDSVDICTEAPETGIYKMLEDGRVVFDRFDYHRRAVESENEAFFLRILQPGDYRYEGADIGILVTRGRSMTKSFQLNERAKKWIHGIKQSVNGRPLPVAEAGPAMSDPAFKIL
- a CDS encoding aminotransferase class I/II-fold pyridoxal phosphate-dependent enzyme; amino-acid sequence: MHSMNDYSSAIQLRSDRWSALREAASGLTRATTAKEIEALRSKCAALFDSLSLIEPYWAFPGMAAFEHLQRMLNNNSFDDMAFAVNRITRALTTGAYRRRTIPLERDSIDHDEHDDEAMLSPEARALTKPYFEVLIVDDVNDQQERWLKSNVSRMRRPEDPFHYEAVVVKSIEDALIAVLFNHNIQAIVVRPGLTLKSKMDETILVRYLARAGGQEEIDKLQPENYGPELCRMIAKVRPELDAYLVTERSVEDIAGLDLGICRRVFYNQEDFMELHLNILRGVQARNKSPFFTALVEYSKQPTGVFHAMPISRGKSITRSHWIQDMGAFYGPNIFLAETSATSGGLDSLLEPHGPIKEAQELASRAFGSKQTFFATNGTSTCNKIVVQALVRPGDIVLVDRDCHKSHHYGMVLAGAQVCYLDSYPLNEYSMYGAVPLREIKHQLLALKAAGKLDQVRMLLLTNCTFDGLVYNVERVMEECLAIKPDLIFLWDEAWFAFARFNPTYRQRTGMNAANTLRARFKSDDHRIAYEKQQAELKDADDETLLNTRLIPAPDSRVRVYTTQSTHKTLTSLRQGSMIHVNDQDFKGEVEQSFHEAYMTHTSTSPNYQIIASLDVGRRQVELEGFEFVQRQIEAALSMRRAIADHPLLSKYFKVLTAGDMIPEEYRESGVTSYYHQEQGWTDMWDCWEKDQFVLDASRVTLLVGGTGWDGDTFKTDILMDKYGIQINKTSRNTVLFMTNIGTTRSSVAYLIEVLVEIAKSLDDRLDDASKMERRSFDNRVANLMENYPPLPDFSRFHEAFRNDDVTSEGDIRTAFFLAYDEKNTDYLELNGTLKEAMDANQTVVSASFIIPYPPGFPILVPGQVVSQEILSFMRNLDVSEIHGYRPDLGLRVFTDAALKRVRKKNLSSSPD